One Silene latifolia isolate original U9 population chromosome 4, ASM4854445v1, whole genome shotgun sequence DNA segment encodes these proteins:
- the LOC141651473 gene encoding uncharacterized protein LOC141651473, translating to MFVDDLHLFCKGDVKSIFIIMETFKRFSSTSGLTINSEKSDFYCNRMSQHVVQRVLQGIGFKKGELPFKYLGVKISHKRLTKINCNVLVDRMIARIRGWKSRKISYSGRLILVKSVLSTIHNHWSQIFVLPVSIMDRIQALCKTFLWEGSDNYSRSPLVAWNVLCMDNEHGVLGLTDSKIWNYATIGKLVWWVTSKQDHLWIKWVDHIYLKGTPWFQYEPTTYSSWAWRKVCQIKTMFQNGYTNGLWNGDIKEYTISSGYNWLLQNTGSKVPWFKIVWNRYNVPKWNFTMWLVQQKRLLTLDRLRKWGMDVPIECFLCGQAPEDHQHLFQQCRFTQQCLQLLANWLGLSSGLLLKPECHLRLRYLSAYARKVCSDAVVGLYYRIWRCRNVCRLEGYVPTPTLLVLQIQEDCNRQIQGCFKGYMKHTDSDWNRLRNINI from the coding sequence ATGTTTGTTGATGACTTGCACTTGTTCTGCAAGGGGGATGTTAAATCAATATTCATTATCATGGAAACTTTCAAGAGATTCTCCTCTACATCTGGTCTGACCATTAACTCTGAAAAGTCAGATTTCTATTGTAATCGCATGAGTCAGCATGTGGTCCAGAGAGTGCTCCAGGGCATTGGTTTCAAGAAAGGGGAGCTCCCATTTAAATACCTTGGGGTTAAGATCTCTCATAAGAGGCTTACTAAAATAAACTGTAATGTTTTAGTTGACAGGATGATTGCTAGAATCAGAGGGTGGAAAAGCAGGAAGATTTCCTATTCTGGCAGACTGATATTAGTGAAGTCTGTGCTGTCTACTATACATAATCATTGGTCTCAGATCTTTGTGTTACCAGTTAGCATTATGGATAGAATTCAAGCTCTCTGCAAGACCTTTCTGTGGGAAGGCTCAGACAATTATTCCAGGTCTCCTTTAGTGGCCTGGAATGTTTTATGTATGGACAATGAACATGGTGTGTTGGGGCTCACTGATAGCAAAATCTGGAACTACGCAACAATAGGCAAACTGGTCTGGTGGGTTACCAGCAAGCAAGATCACCTTTGGATCAAATGGGTGGATCATATATATCTCAAAGGTACTCCTTGGTTTCAATATGAACCTACTACTTACAGCTCTTGGGCTTGGAGGAAGGTCTGTCAAATTAAGACTATGTTCCAGAATGGTTATACTAATGGATTATGGAATGGGGATATCAAGGAGTATACAATCTCTTCGGGATACAACTGGCTTTTGCAGAATACTGGATCCAAGGTCCCCTGGTTTAAAATTGTTTGGAATCGATATAATGTCCCAAAGTGGAATTTCACTATGTGGCTGGTGCAGCAGAAACGTTTACTTACTCTGGATAGATTAAGGAAGTGGGGTATGGATGTTCCAATTGAATGCTTCTTATGTGGTCAAGCACCTGAGGACCATCAACATCTGTTCCAACAATGTCGTTTTACACAACAATGCTTGCAGCTCCTGGCAAATTGGCTGGGATTATCATCTGGTTTACTACTTAAACCTGAGTGTCATCTGAGACTAAGGTACTTATCTGCATATGCTAGAAAGGTATGTAGTGATGCTGTGGTTGGTCTATATTATAGAATATGGAGATGCAGGAATGTTTGCAGATTGGAGGGGTATGTTCCTACTCCTACTCTGCTGGTACTTCAGATCCAAGAGGATTGCAATAGACAGATTCAAGGTTGCTTCAAAGGATACATGAAACATACTGATAGTGACTGGAATAGGCTGAGAAATATAAACATATAG